The following is a genomic window from Solanum lycopersicum chromosome 6, SLM_r2.1.
AACCCCTAACTAACTACCTAAacccttaattaaataattgaaacttaataaaaaaatgtgtagGAAAATGCAGGTACACCGACAACACCACAATTGACGGATTATGGGTCTGTCAATAGACTAGCAGCCCTCTTCCATGCTGCACATCCGTCCTTCTTTGGAATAGACTGTAAAGATGAAGGACTCCAAAGAAATGGCTAAGTTTTTGTTGAAGTTTGGCATCGACTCCACTTCGATCAACACACTCTCAGTGGATTGCCCTTtcgtgggtgcacactgccAATGCAGTATTGACTCCAATGTGCAAGGTTCCTCCTCAAGGTCCTTTGGTTGGTCcatggggagtcgtacccagaaaTTTTGACCGTGAATTAACTTGAACACATGTTAGctacccttccaccaattttcatggattttggactcttaaaatctattcaaataaactATGGCATGCTAGTACCTCCTAAAACTAGTTTCCGGATATCATGGATGTTCTAGTTCCTAGACTTTCTAAAATAGTGTATAGACCTTATGAAACCCATGTTAGTCAATTATCCAAAGTTCAACTTACcaacatgctacatatcatttcataaagattcatcatatcaaaatgcacaagaTAACTCAAACAAGCCAAAGagcaaaaatttcaagttctaATATACAAGTTCACTGTAAGTCACTATAAAGATACTCCAAAAGCACATTTTGCAAGACTTCACCAAAATCAAAGTAACTTcaactttttcattattttcattattagcaAGAATTAATAACCTGagttatcaaatagatatgGGTAACAGGACATCATGTCGGCCACGGCCTTCCAtattgcaccctcaactagtttattcttccataacacctttattgaagccacctctttatttttcaacttcttgacttgcttatcaagaatttgaactgAAACTTCCCCATAAGAGAGGctatccttcacaccaagaccctcaatataaagaatagactcgggatcaccaatacactttttaagcatGAAAACATGGAAAATTGGATGACTCGAagtcaattcactaggaagtttcaattcataggcaaccttaccaaccctttgcaagatttcatacgGACTCACGTAACGGGGACTCaactttcttgccaaatctaaccacccatttcataggtgagattttcaaatacactttatcaccttcttcaaactccaaatcccttctcttATGATCGACATAAGACTTTTTCCGACTATTGGCAGCTTGCAatcggttccttatgatattaaCTTTCTCCAAAATCTTATAAATCAAATGGGGACTAAGAAGAGAAGGCTCACTCACTTCAAACCATCAAATAGGAGACGTACACCACATGAGTtaatgtggaatctggtgttatGGAACCCTTCACTAAAGAAAGGTAGAGTACTTGCCAAGGTATTACCAAAAGATGAActtagcaactacgtggatccattagctagtattcctatgggggtaaCATAGTTCGAGAACTAGAAGATATAGTTAGGGCCTTCTTTGTGATACATGCATTTTAGTCTCCAAatatcaagagtacattagtgatatTACCtcccctatgtgggaagggacactcctcactctagttcactcggtgttaagctagagtccctttttgaaatgtctttaatgcctttattaataattataggTTAATGTAGGTCctagggtctatcccttgtataatcatcatcatcatcatagctcaataataattgaatGAGTATTGTACTTTCATAACAATTCATACAAGTGAGGTTAGTACATTTACATAGTCACattataataaggcacattggtaagttatcaccatccttataacatttagaTTTTAGATAACACCTCACAAACTagagtcaagacatttcaattcaacatcatatcaTCCCTATCAATCTCACATAagttaaactaaaaaaatcatcacttaatcacaagtaatcataattgaagtaaagaatagagaTCGCAAGACTTACTCATTCTCCTTCAAAAtgtcatcatcaaggtcttaccatcaacctcCAACTTAACCCAACAATGGTATAATAGCATCACATAATAGTAACCAACATAAAACAAGGCCAATTAATCACTATACaataattcatcactagttcatagcctagaattAGAGACTTAGATCAAGTTCATACtctacttcacaacctaggTCAATTAATCATAAACTAGAATAATTGGATTATAATATATCACAATCTACTTATAATTATCATGATAACAACATACGATAGTAATTCACACACTAACCAAGACGATTGAGTCAATACTATACAaatcaattcaagatcacaacctagggtaaaggggaataggtcatcttctaAAATTGAgacaaatacataaaattaacataatgTAACAATTATACATGTTATTatatgttatgcctcgtattttttttatacgtagtgcgcatcgtgatctagaagacgtaaagaaatattaggcaaggatgttatttccaaatgtgatattaagtatgagttggttaatgtaagtgccattaactttaagtgagggattaattagtggctaatttggattgatttaatccaatgggccccaccactcaaggcaaaaaattaaaaagggatcagattgtgggctggccttagtggacaggtgtagaggggggctgcttccacttcatactattaaatgaggtggggaaatccactccatgctatataaagtggtgaaatgcattgctacatatcatcttcttattcaccacttgtcttaggcagccatggaaatgaagaaaccaaccctgcaactcttggccagcagctgcaaataatttggttagtaatctccttgtttggtgtgttaattctttagaatacccttgttaattatccattaattttaagaagggggcgtgaccagtagtttaggaagtttgttttagttattgaatgtgctaagtatgaatggaaaccataatcagattattagtggtgtcatgttggtgcttgggctgtttatatgattctttgggttatatgtgttattggtattgctgtggataatttggattgttgtcgaattgggacgaagtaaggaaaataggggaggtgctgccgaattttcgttagattattagctagcttacaagaaagtaaagcacgatgtttatctaattgcggcacgattgttgcttgttatagattaatagcttgagcagtaaatattggacgtgcggctcaattatacggtatgtaacgctgtcccttctttctttgcttggcatgacttttaaaaataagcgaataacggacagatttgatacttacctctaaagcgtctaggtgatgtatattcttgcttccacaattattcctctatatatcggttatgtctaaggctatgatgatctctaatatctatggtaatgcttcttagagtcattgaaattttacgttttcatatcgtattaaaggttcataatcttgataaaacattaatctttggtaatactccttgctggttcacgttgattgttctattgagttataagaaatgattttaattgcatatggttgctcataatattctgctcgtgcatagagtcatttatcatttcaccgagtcccgggccgggtaatgttcgtgcggagtttcttgcatatgtcaccgagttcctcactagagggccgggtatgtatattatatatatgattggtgatgaggatggttatgatgatgatgatgacggagatgacgtgatgattattttgccgagccccttactagggaagctgggcaccttaaatgttaaatatatgcatgatttcacttaaaaagtatatgtgtagcgatattttgtttcgacttgccacattggtatcctgtcatctttaccttatgctttacatactcagtacattgtccgtactgacccccctttcctcggggggctgcgtttcatgcccgcaggtgtagacgcgcagttcggtgatcctcccgcctaggatatctactctgctaattgggagagctccactgttccggagcccagtcgttttggtacataacttttgtgtagtcttttgctcgtctatgggtatggcggggccctgtcccgccgagtttcactaatgtactcttagaggtctgtggacattatgtgggttgtatatatatgttttggataatggtctggacatggtttgtttgggatgtccgcttgtacaggggcagccttgtcggctgcgtacatcattatgctttgaatagtggcggccttgtcggctcgcgtatgctgttatggttgaatggttatgactccttatgagacaggtcctcttatatatatatatgacgttggggttggcttgatttgattaaattccatattgtcttagtttcagttggtcatacttagcaggtttgtatgtgggtgtccaaaacgggcactaatcacggcctatcgggttgggtcgtgacaaagagtggtatcagagcggttcttcctcggaagtgcctacagaccgtgtctagtagagtcttgtttatcggtgtgttgtgcaccacatctataaacaggaagctacaggacatttaggatgtcattctttcttcttattctagatcgtgcgatagagctatattaacaggataatccctctctaacgaatccatgtgttttcagctatgcctccaaagaaagcgacagccgcccagaagggaaaatcggtagcagaaggtactagtcagacccgaagagttactagggcccgtgcccagtctatgcctggtattatgctccagtcggagagctctgctacacccccaccgccagaagagcttagagcagcagcagctccagttcgggggacaccaccagcccccgaggccccaacatctgaacctccagctcctcagtcagggacggaggatagggccatgagagatgtggttcaattgctgactagattagtggcagatcaggctcgcaggcatggactaggagttgatcatgcggacagatctgatagcttaagggctcgtgacttcttaagttgtaatcctccagagttctttgggtcaaggccacaggatgatccgcaagagtttattcgtcagatgcagcgtacattgaggataatcaaggcttcggagaccgagtctgttgagttggctacgtatcatttgcgggatgtagctattaattggtatgagtcttgggagttatctaggggtgagggtgcccctccagcggtatgggatgaatttgtggaggctttccagggccacttcctgcctccagagatgaagcgagctagagtcgataaattcttgcgtttgaagcaaaatggcaggagcgttcgagagtatagcctcgagtttgattcattggctaggcatgcgcctactattatggctgatatggcagacagggtacatcgttatgtgatgggattggatcgttatctgattgacggttgtatggcagtgactcttcagccaggtatggacattgctcgggtgcaggcatatgcacagggggtagaggatcggcaccggggacgtcagccagatagagattataatagaggccagcataagagggctagatcagcaggttatcctgacgagtttcaaagcgggcagtctcagcagcatgttagattttcttcccaaccagcacagagtgcacccccacgtatcatgggtagggggttcgatcgtatgggatattcggaacctggtcagagctctagggcgtcagggtcacagatgggcaggggtttgagccagtcgaggccacctttgcctcggtgttctcgttgtggtaagtcccatcctggggaatgtcgttgggctacaggtgcgtgtttttcttgcggccgtcagggccatactatgagggagtgtaaccttagaggtagtgcaggtggtatggcacagcctacagggtccgttgctggttcatcttcttctgtggctatgcgccctacggggcagggtattcaggcaccagcaggccgtggtagaggacgtggtggagcttctagttctagcggtccctcaaaccgtatatatgctttgactaataggcaagatcaagaggcgtcacctaatgtgatcataggtatattatcactattctcccgaagtgtgtatgcattggtagacccaggttccaccttatcatatatatctccctttgttgctagtaggatcggaatagagtctgagttgatagaaccatttgaggtagctacacctgtaggagattttgtcatagctacgcgagtatataggaattgttcagtagctatatatagtcatcataccgtagcagatctaatagagttaaatatgattgagtttgatattatcatgggcatggattggttggctgcttgttatgctaatgttgattgcagagaaaagatagttcgatttcaatttccaggggaaccgattatatagtggaagggaagtacagtatcgccgaaaggtaagttcatttcatacctcaaggccgggaagatggttagaaaaggctatatttaccatctgattcgggtgtatgacataaaggcagaggcaccgactcttcaatcagtcccggtagttaatgaatttcctgatgtattccccgaggaacttccaggccttcctccagaacgggagatagagtttactatagatgtactgccagatacccagcctatatctatacctccttatagaatggcacctgctgagttgaaagaattgaaagagcaattgagggatttgctagaaaagggcttcatcaggcctagtacgtcaccttggggagcaccagtactgtttgtgaggaagaaggatgggtcgctgcggatgtgcattgattataggcagttgaacaaagtaacaataaagaacaggtatcccctcccaaggattgacgatctatttgaccagttgcagggtgcaaagtgtttttcaaagatagacttgcggtcaggttatcatcaggtgcgggtaagggaggcagatattccaaagacagcattccgaacccgatatgggcattatgagtttagagtgctgtcttttgggctgactaatgctccagcggtattcatggatttaatgaatcgagtatttaaaccattccttgatatgtttgttattgtatttatagacgatattctggtctattcacgttcagaagaggagcatgcagatcatttaaggacggtacttagggtgcttcagcaccagaagttgtatgctaaattttctaagtgcgagttctggttgacttcagtggcattcttggggcatattattggagctgatggtattcgggtagatacacagaagattgaggcagtaaagacttggcccagacctacgacacctactgaggtacgcagctttttggggttagcaggatattacaggagattcgtagaaaagtttgcctcaatttcagtgcctttgacaaggctaactcaaaaggcagccaagttccagtggacagatgcttgtgagcgaagcttccagctattgaaagacaaattgactacagctccagtcctaactcttccagagggaccagatggctatgttatttattgtgatgcttcgggtgttgggctaggatgtgtattgatgcagcatggcaaagttatagcctatgcctcccgacaacttaggaagcatgaaaagaactatcctactcacgatctggagttagcggtcgtggttcatgccttgaagatatggagacattatttatatggtgtccatgtggacatctatacagatcataagagtctccaatatatctttaaacagaaggagctgaacttacgacagaggcggtggttagagttgctaaaggattatgatgttgatattttatatcatccagggaaagcgaatgttgtagcagatgctcttagccgtaagtccatgggtagcttgacagatgtacaaccagaagggagggatatggttcgggagattcagcggctatccagccttggagtccgtctagctaattcggaagatagtggagtttctattcgagaggttgctgagtcctcaatcatagatgaggtaaagagacaccaatacaaggaccctattctggcacagtatagagatgcagctctttaaaaggaaaagaccccatttaaggttacacctgatggagtgttacgatatgaaggcagattgtgtgtacccgatactgcggggctagacggcaagttatgggagaggcacactctgcccgttattctattcacccagggtcaacaaaaatgtatcatgacctcagatgcttatattggtgggatggcatgaaaaaggacatagcagagtttgttgctcagtgcccaaattgtcaacaagtcaagatcgaacatcaaaagcctggtggattattacaggagatagagatcccgacttggaaatgggagatgattaatatggacttcattacaggcttacctcgcactcaacggaagtatgactctatatgggttattgtagataggctgacgaaatcggcccattttcttccagtcaggactacttattcggctgaagattatgcgaggttatatgtcagggagatagtgagacttcatggggttcccacgtccattatatcagacagaggagctcaatttacagccaacttttggagatcgtttcagaagggattggggacacaggtgaaccttagcacagcatttcaccctcagactgatgggcaggctgagcgtactattcagacactagaagatatgttgcgggcctgtattattgacttcaaaggcagctggaatgaccacttgccgctcattgagtttgcctataataatagctaccattctagtatccagatggcaccgtacgaggccttatatgggaggaagtgcagatcacctattggttggtttgatgttggcgagactaagttaataggcccggatgtgattcagcaagctgttgacaaggtgaagcttattcaagaaagattattagcagcccagagtcgacagaagtcatatgcagataatcggcgtcgagatttggagtttcagattggtgactgggtattcctgaaggtatcacccatgaggggtgtgatgagattcggcaggaaggggaagctcagttcgagatacattgggccttatcagattgttcgtaggataggcaaggttgcctatgagttggatctaccatctgatttggaggcggtacatccagtcttccatgtatcgatgctacgtaaatgtattggtgatccttctagagtattccctgtagatgatattcaggtaacagaggagttgtcatatgaggagaaacccgtggctatacttgatcgtcaggttagaaggttacgtactaaggatgtggcttccgtcaaagtgttgtggcaaaataacaatagggaggagatgacttgggaagcggaagacgaaatgaaaaataagtatccttacttgttccccgtacctgcaggtaattcaattcctagcttgactatattgatagataatgagattatgtagctgtgaggcatctgtaagttatggaatgcaggttgataggtataacttttagagagacctcgctggaatttgtttttgcaagacgctaacttaacattcgaggacgaatgttcctaaggggggaaggatgttatgcctcatatttttttttatacgtagtgcgcatcgtgatctagaagacgtaaagaaatattaggcaaggatgttatttccaaatgtgatattaagtatgagttggttaatgtaagtgccattaactttaagtgagggattaattagtggctaatttggattgatttaatccaatgggccccaccactcaaggcaaaaaattaaaaagggatcagattgtgggctggccttagtggacaagtgtagaggggggctgcctccacttcatactattaaatgaggtggggaaatccactccatgctatataaagtggtgaaatgcattgctacatatcatcttcttattcaccacttgtcttaggcagccatggaaatggagaaaccaaccctgcaactcttggccagcagctgcaaataatttggttagtaatctccttgtttggtgtgttaattctttagaatacccttgttaattatccattaattttaagaagggggcgtgaccagtagtttaggaagtttgttttagttattgaatgtgctaagtatgaatggaaaccataatcagattattagtggtgtcatgttggtgcttgggctgtttatatgattctttgggttatatgtgttattggtattgctgtggataatttggattgttgtcgaattgggacgaagtaaggaaaataggggaggtgctgccgaattttcgttagattattagctagcttacaagaaagtaaagcacgatgtttatctaattgcggcacgattgttgcttgttatagattaatagcttgagcagtaaatattggacgtgcggctcaattatacggtatgtaacgctgtcccttctttctttgcttggcatgacttttaaaaataagcgaataacggacagatttgatacttacctctaaagcgtctaggtgatgtatattcttgcttccacaattattcctctatatatcggttatgtctaaggctatgatgatctctaatatctatggtaatgcttcttagagtcattgaaattttacgttttcatatcgtattaaaggttcataatcttgataaaacattaatctttggtaatactccttgctggttcacgttgattgttctattgagttataagaaatgattttaattgcatatggttgctcataatattctgctcgtgcatagagtcatttatcatttcaccgagtcccgggccgggtaatgttcgtgcggagtttcttgcatatgtcaccgagttcctcactagagggccgggtatgtatattatatatatgattggtgatgaggatggttatgatgatgatgatgacggagatgacgtgatgattattttgccgagccccttactagggaagctgggcaccttaaatgttaaatatatgcatgattttcacttaaaaagtatatgtgtagcgatattttgtttcgacttgccacattggtatcctgtcatctttaccttatgctttacatactcagtacattgtccgtactgacccccctttcctcggggggctgcgtttcatgcccgcaggtgtagacgcgcagttcggtgatcctcccgcctaggatatctactctgctgattgggagagctccactgttccggagcccagtcgttttggtacataacttttgtgtagtcttttgctcgtctatgggtatggcggggccctgtcccgccgagtttcactaatgtactcttagaggtctgtggacattatgtgggttgtatatatatgttttggataatggtctggacatggtttgtttgggatgtccgcttgtacaggggcagccttgtcggctgcgtacatcattatgctttgaatagtggcggccttgtcggctcgcgtatgctgttatggttgaatggttatgactccttatgagacaggtcctcttatatatatatatgacgttggggttggcttgatttgattaaattccatattgtcttagtttcagttggtcatacttagcaggtttgtatgtgggtgtccaaaacgggcactaatcacggcctatcgggttgggtcgtgacaaagagtggtatcagagcggttcttcctcggaagtgcctacagaccgtgtctagtagagtcttgtttatcggtgtgttgtgcaccacatctataaacaggaagctacaggacatttaggatgtcattctttcttcttattctagatcgtgcgatagagctatattaacaggataatccctctctaacgaatccatgtgttttcagctatgcctccaaagaaagcgacagccgcccagaagggaaaatcggtagcagaaggtactagtcagacccgaagagttactagggcccgtgcccagtctatgcctggtattatgctccagtcggagagctctgctacacccccaccgccagaagagcttagagcagcagcagctccagttcgggggacaccaccagcccccgaggccccaacatctgaacctccagctcctcagtcagggacggaggatagggccatgagagatgcggttcaattgctgactagattagtggcagatcaggctcgcaggcatggactaggagttgatcatgcggacagatctgatagcttaagggctcgtgacttcttaagttgtaatcctccagagttctttgggtcaaggccacaggatgatccgcaagagtttattcgtcagatgcagcgtacattgaggataatc
Proteins encoded in this region:
- the LOC138349118 gene encoding uncharacterized protein isoform X2 encodes the protein MPPKKATAAQKGKSVAEGTSQTRRVTRARAQSMPGIMLQSESSATPPPPEELRAAAAPVRGTPPAPEAPTSEPPAPQSGTEDRAMRDVVQLLTRLVADQARRHGLGVDHADRSDSLRARDFLSCNPPEFFGSRPQDDPQEFIRQMQRTLRIIKASETESVELATYHLRDVAINWYESWELSRGEGAPPAVWDEFVEAFQGHFLPPEMKRARVDKFLRLKQNGRSVREYSLEFDSLARHAPTIMADMADRVHRYVMGLDRYLIDGCMAVTLQPGMDIARVQAYAQGVEDRHRGRQPDRDYNRGQHKRARSAGYPDEFQSGQSQQHVRFSSQPAQSAPPRIMGRGFDRMGYSEPGQSSRASGSQMGRGLSQSRPPLPRCSRCGKSHPGECRWATGACFSCGRQGHTMRECNLRGSAGGMAQPTGSVAGSSSSVAMRPTGQGIQAPAGRGRGRGGASSSSGPSNRIYALTNRQDQEASPNVIIGVDAQFGDPPA
- the LOC138349118 gene encoding uncharacterized protein isoform X1, coding for MPPKKATAAQKGKSVAEGTSQTRRVTRARAQSMPGIMLQSESSATPPPPEELRAAAAPVRGTPPAPEAPTSEPPAPQSGTEDRAMRDVVQLLTRLVADQARRHGLGVDHADRSDSLRARDFLSCNPPEFFGSRPQDDPQEFIRQMQRTLRIIKASETESVELATYHLRDVAINWYESWELSRGEGAPPAVWDEFVEAFQGHFLPPEMKRARVDKFLRLKQNGRSVREYSLEFDSLARHAPTIMADMADRVHRYVMGLDRYLIDGCMAVTLQPGMDIARVQAYAQGVEDRHRGRQPDRDYNRGQHKRARSAGYPDEFQSGQSQQHVRFSSQPAQSAPPRIMGRGFDRMGYSEPGQSSRASGSQMGRGLSQSRPPLPRCSRCGKSHPGECRWATGACFSCGRQGHTMRECNLRGSAGGMAQPTGSVAGSSSSVAMRPTGQGIQAPAGRGRGRGGASSSSGPSNRIYALTNRQDQEASPNVIIGILSLFSRSVYALVDPGSTLSYISPFVASRIGIESELIEPFEVATPVGDFVIATRVYRNCSVAIYSHHTVADLIELNMIEFDIIMGMDWLAACYANVDCREKIVRFQFPGEPII